ATTCGTGCGACTCTACGCAGTTGATTGATCGAAATAGGAATTTGGAGTCCAGCATACTCTTGAAGAGCCCAATCGATGATCCTGCGTTGGAAGTCCTTTTTCCCTTCGGAAAGGCGCTTAGCTTCGGCACGGGTATTCGGAAATTTCCCCTCATTTTTTCTCTCAATGGCACCCAAAGCGCCAGCGATCGTTAATAATCTGGTTCGAGTGAGCCAAGTTGGTCTGTCGATCTTGTTGATCTCATCGAGGGCGGCTTTTCGAATTATGGCGGCCGCTGCAGTGTCAATCGCGGGCCAATCCTTTCGTCTTTGTCGGAGTATCTTTTGGACTCCGCGTATGGATAAGGGCAGATGACCCTCGAGCCACGTCCTGTCGTATTCTCGCAACCAGTCAAAGGCGCCAGCGTGCATAGTGACAAATGCCGATCGCGACGGTGAAGGATGATCTTCGCAATATTTGAGGAGGGCCGTGCGATGATTTTCTCGTTGTCGTTCGATGGTTGCATTGCGATGTGCGTTGCTTAGGTCAAGGTCATCGAGTTCGATCAGCAGAATTGACCATTCCGATATTTGTAGAGGTGTTGAATATCTTTTTTTGGTATCCCTTTTTTAAGCGCCTCTTGGATTGCGTGGATGCGTTTGATTCCTAGCCGTTTCGCGGTGACATTTGGCAGTGGTAAGCGCAAGCCATTTCTTCGCATCTCGGCCGCTAGTACATATGAGTGCACGCCAAGGACGCGCGCGGCGACGGTGATTTTCCCCTCGGTTGATTGAACCGCTAAATCGATCGTCCGGTTATCGAGGGCCTGACAAGAGGAAGCCCGGCGGCCATAGCCTGTGGGACAACGTTTTTCCTGCACTTTCGAAGTTAATTCCATATCCGAGAGAATCGATATGTCGGCA
This DNA window, taken from Collimonas arenae, encodes the following:
- a CDS encoding TnsD family Tn7-like transposition protein — translated: MSEWSILLIELDDLDLSNAHRNATIERQRENHRTALLKYCEDHPSPSRSAFVTMHAGAFDWLREYDRTWLEGHLPLSIRGVQKILRQRRKDWPAIDTAAAAIIRKAALDEINKIDRPTWLTRTRLLTIAGALGAIERKNEGKFPNTRAEAKRLSEGKKDFQRRIIDWALQEYAGLQIPISINQLRRVARMSPCILLEQRSYIVAKAEELGLVFDTRCSLAPR